Proteins encoded in a region of the Drosophila sechellia strain sech25 chromosome 2L, ASM438219v1, whole genome shotgun sequence genome:
- the LOC6617222 gene encoding ribonuclease P protein subunit p30 isoform X1, producing the protein MEQTKPFYDFSIPYNKDDSVLRDLLNELVETGYKTVAIDQSFDHSKKEAGKRGSEMFPEPHKIEHLRKEFQDKLKILQRITILYVDVNVAHAMSVSHNLRKFNLIAGQPKTDAALTHCCTAFNGDLITFDPAAGSRLLVNRKAYQVAVRRGMFFEIKYAPSICDSNNRKDMIKIAQNYCTKGKSKNVIFSSGAAHQFQLRGPYDVANLAFIFGLSEDQGKNAVDRHCRQLFLKAESRRLGKTIMFVKGNGLIIYSDSSEDEKSTEDDEMKGLKPQIGKADAFEVKDGTEHAIKRLKVA; encoded by the exons ATGGAGCAAACAAAACCATTTTACGATTTCAGCATACCCTACAACAAGGACGACTCGGTGTTGAGAGACCTGCTTAACGAGCTGGTGGAAA CGGGCTACAAAACAGTGGCCATCGACCAGAGTTTCGACCACAGCAAGAAGGAGGCGGGCAAGCGAGGGTCCGAGATGTTTCCCGAGCCTCACAAGATCGAGCATCTGCGCAAGGAGTTCCAGGACAAGCTGAAGATCCTGCAGAGAATCACCATTCTCTACGTAGACGTCAATGTGGCCCACGCGATG AGTGTCTCCCATAATCTGCGGAAGTTCAATCTCATCGCTGGCCAACCGAAAACAGATGCCGCCCTGACG CACTGCTGCACTGCCTTCAATGGGGACTTGATAACCTTTGATCCTGCGGCTGGGTCCCGACTCTTGGTAAACCGAAAAGCATACCAGGTGGCAGTCCGTCGGGGCATGTTCTTCGAAATTAAATACGCTCCATCTATCTGCGATTCGAATAACAGGAAGGACATGATAAAGATCGCCCAGAACTATTGCACCAAAGGGAAGTCCAAGAACGTTATCTTCAGCAGTGGTGCGGCGCACCAATTCCAGCTGAGAGGACCTTACGATGTTGCTAATTT GGCCTTTATCTTCGGCCTGTCAGAGGAccaagggaaaaatgctgtgGATCGGCACTGCCGGCAACTTTTCCTAAAGGCTGAGTCGCGGCGTCTGGGTAAAACCATCATGTTTGTCAAAGGAAACGGTCTTATAATATACTCGGATAGCTCGGAGGACGAGAAAAGCACCGAAGATGATGAAATGAAGGGTCTAAAACCGCAAATTGGAAAAGCGGATGCATTTGAAGTCAAGGACGGAACTGAGCACGCTATTAAACGACTTAAAGTGGCGTAG
- the LOC6617226 gene encoding protein mushroom body miniature, with amino-acid sequence MHNGGGQSGWNLSGEDTKPFSNNGRNNQQRRSSGGGGRGSHSQNRPENGNWPHAGSEGGQNGNAFNKFRDPQQELDNHQPNKRGGRRNRRGGGGGGGGGGGGWGGRRGNRGRDSNRRGGRNNSWQAKDQHVSPGQSHMLYFDKVGDFTEDPPLPRSSPAPSSIRQESLPPVTFAADLTPPPPVSVAPPDVPITSEEPTVPLINIKKEKELEHKSKIKQFVKPEPKSPNKKKGNSSRSSSTSEEESEPEPGEMVVNPKAVVASSPKAKPSKTPVASTPKPKAVKPVSSSDSSSLDSDTDKEPSHPPAKSKKAAIEKSTEEDVVCMGSQERQFTITDEEESTEPEDDKKARKQKNKGKTVDVCGICDKKGHTSFQCQMICRNCSGNYHGLKNCPNPPNLNIAIQSFVEFAMQQMNAFHCEQGFGFPAGTVPAPVSAKPKKDKKASIKKIKKSTQKRMKVEPKDHDEEDDDEDDDEDEDDSSESDDSESSEEPHPAPVSKQKRKRGTKAAVSAAASLPSQVFPFPFLGAPGAPFNSMMYSYRAPFNFPK; translated from the exons ATGCACAACGGTGGAGGACAATCCGGCTGGAACCTCTCAGGAGAGGACACAAAACCGTTTTCAAATAACGGCCGCAACAATCAGCAGAGGCGCAGCAGTGGCGGCGGGGGAAGAGGCAGCCACAGCCAAAATCGGCCCGAAAATGGAAACTGGCCGCACGCTGGATCAGAAGGTGGGCAGAATGGGAACGCGTTTAACAAGTTCAGAGATCCCCAACAGGAGCTGGATAATCATCAGCCAAACAAGAGAGGGGGGCGAAGGAATAGACGCggtggcggaggaggcggtggcggaggaggtggtggttGGGGTGGCCGGAGAGGGAACCGCGGCAGAGATTCCAATAGACGTGGTGGTCGTAACAACTCGTGGCAAGCTAAGGATCAGCATGTCAGTCCGGGCCAAAGTCACATGCTGTACTTCGATAAGGTGGGGGACTTTACCGAAGACCCACCTCTGCCTCGATCCTCGCCTGCTCCCTCCTCCATCAGACAGGAGAGCCTGCCACCTGTTACTTTCGCTGCGGACTTGACGCCACCACCACCTGTATCTGTTGCACCACCTGATGTGCCTATTACGTCAGAAGAACCGACTGTGCCGCTAATCAATATCAAGAAGGAGAAGGAACTGGAGCACAAGTCAAAAATAAAGCAATTTGTCAAACCGGAGCCAAAATCCCCTAATAAGAAAAAGGGTAACTCCTCCAGGTCATCATCTACTTCGGAAGAGGAGTCTGAACCCGAACCAGGGGAAATGGTAGTGAACCCTAAGGCAGTGGTGGCGTCGTCCCCAAAAGCGAAGCCCAGTAAAACACCTGTAGCATCAACTCCGAAACCAAAGGCTGTAAAACCTGTTTCGTCCTCCGACTCTTCATCTTTGGACAGCGACACCGATAAGGAACCGAGTCATCCGCCGGCAAAGAGTAAAAAGGCGGCGATCGAAAAGAGCACCGAGGAGGATGTTGTCTGCATGGGCTCTCAGGAGCGCCAGTTTACCATTACGGATGAGGAGGAAAGCACCGAACCTGAAGACGACAAGAAGGCCAGAAAGCAAAAAAACAAGGGTAAAACCGTGGATGTGTGTGGCATATGCGACAAGaag GGCCACACCTCCTTCCAGTGTCAGATGATATGTCGTAATTGCTCCGGCAACTATCATGGTCTCAAGAACTGTCCAAACCCGCCCAATCTAAATATTGCCATCCAGTCGTTTGTGGAGTTTGCCATGCAGCAGATGAATGCCTTTCATTGCGAGCAAGGATTTGGATTTCCTGCTGGCACAGTCCCAGCTCCAGTTTCAGCAAAAcccaaaaaggacaaaaaggcATCAATAAAAAAGATTAAGAAGTCGACACAGAAAAGGATGAAGGTAGAGCCAAAGGATCATGACGAGGAAGATGACGACGAAGATGACGACGAAGATGAAGATGACAGCAGCGAGAGCGATGACTCGGAGTCCAGCGAAGAGCCTCACCCAGCTCCTGTATCCAAACAGAAGCGGAAGCGAGGCACCAAAGCCGCCGTATCGGCCGCAGCCAGTCTACCTTCGCAAGTGTTTCCATTTCCTTTTCTAGGCGCCCCGGGCGCCCCTTTTAACTCTATGATGTATTCCTATAGAGCTCCGTTTAATTTTCCCAAATAG
- the LOC6617223 gene encoding tRNA-dihydrouridine(16/17) synthase [NAD(P)(+)]-like has product MGNDEDAAAQRPSKPTGYNFYRSSLGSPRYVVAPMVDQSELAWRMLCRRYGAELCYSPMYHANLFATDPKYRKDALQTCPEDRPLIIQFCGNDAQQILDAALLAQDHCDAVDINLGCPQAIAKRGHYGSFLQDEWELLTEIVSTLHAKLAVPVTCKIRIFEDLEKTIRYAKMLEAAGCQLLTVHGRTREQKGPLTGVADWNYIKNVRQHIKIPMLANGNILALDDVHRCLTETGVDGVMSAEGNLHNPAIFKGVSPPVWQMAHEYLEFVQLHPCPSSFIRGHLFKLFHHIMNIRQNSELRQYLATANQLVQFQAVVQQVRAKYEPFHKGEVPYEPEQMAAGSEEDLPLSPWLCQPYIRASPESHRQKIAEKVREAEDPNRAKRQYFDKDGKEISRKRMKKLRRRQRRPNKTEAQIQHRHERRLEYCSECANPQGSKCEFQLCRLCCKDRCYNNDRDCPGHGILIKSRRAKAKLFEEHIAPKEHQTRTSDNDLTIAPTDAQEPL; this is encoded by the exons ATGGGGAACGATGAAGACGCCGCGGCCCAAAGACCTAGCAAGCCCACCGGCTACAACTTCTACCGCTCCTCCTTGGGATCCCCGCGTTATGTAGTGGCTCCCATGGTGGATCAAAGCGAGCTGGCCTGGCGAATGCTGTGCCGACGCTATGGCGCCGAACTCTGCTACTCGCCAATGTACCATGCGAACCTCTTCGCCACAGACCCCAAGTATCGCAAGGATGCCTTGCAGACGTGTCCCGAAGACAGGCCATTGATCATCCAGTTCTGTGGCAACGATGCTCAACAAATCCTGGATGCAGCACTCCTGGCGCAGGACCACTGCGACGCGGTGGACATAAATTTGGGTTGTCCTCAGGCCATTGCCAAGAGGGGTCACTACGGATCCTTCCTGCAGGATGAGTGGGAGCTGCTGACAGAGATTG TGAGTACACTGCACGCAAAACTAGCCGTTCCTGTGACTTGCAAGATTCGCATCTTCGAGGACCTCGAGAAGACCATTAGGTATGCCAAAATGCTGGAGGCGGCCGGCTGCCAGCTCCTGACTGTCCACGGCAGGACCAGAGAGCAGAAGGGTCCGCTGACCGGGGTGGCCGATTGGAACTACATTAAGAATGTGCGGCAGCACATCAAGATTCCAATGCTTGCCAACGGAAACATCCTGGCCCTGGACGACGTTCACCGTTGTCTGACTGAAACAGGAGTCGATGGTGTTATGAGCGCCGAGGGTAATCTGCACAATCCGGCCATCTTCAAAGGAGTCTCCCCGCCCGTCTGGCAAATGGCACATGAGTACTTGGAGTTCGTTCAGCTCCATCCGTGCCCGAGTTCCTTTATACGGGGACATCTCTTCAAGCTCTTCCATCACAT TATGAATATCCGGCAGAACTCTGAGTTACGGCAATACCTAGCCACTGCAAATCAGCTCGTGCAATTCCAAGCCGTCGTGCAACAAGTGCGGGCAAAATATGAGCCGTTCCACAAGGGCGAGGTGCCATACGAGCCTGAACAAATGGCTGCTGGGTCAGAGGAAGAT CTGCCACTTTCTCCCTGGCTGTGTCAACCATATATACGCGCCTCACCCGAATCCCATCGCCAGAAGATTGCCGAAAAGGTGCGCGAGGCTGAGGATCCTAACCGAGCCAAACGGCAGTACTTCGACAAGGACGGCAAGGAGATCTCCCGCAAGCGGATGAAGAAACTGCGGAGACGCCAGCGAAGACCCAACAAAACGGAGGCTCAGATCCAGCATCGGCACGAGAGGCGCCTGGAATACTGCTCGGAATGCGCCAATCCCCAGGGATCCAAATGCGAGTTCCAGCTGTGCCGCTTGTGCTGCAAGGACAGGTGCTACAACAACGATCGGGATTGTCCTGGCCACGGGATTTTGATCAAATCCCGCCGAGCCAAGGCCAAGCTTTTTGAGGAGCACATCGCGCCGAAGGAGCACCAGACGAGAACTTCAGACAACGACCTGACGATAGCTCCAACGGACGCGCAGGAGCCACTTTGA
- the LOC6617224 gene encoding uncharacterized protein LOC6617224 has translation MSTTASGLKSGSKGAYGVRSETDHIITISTASLTESHRENPVKGVVTPVRKPHSLGSEDSPENIIPGEQAEPDKKPLHLCRLSQLVSYQSNIADVQHRKGRRLHGLQLPLHPLQLFGWLVLLLFGVASYWVLIPAFHARIQGLLYGLITGLYLVHIASHLTALLTDPADKELRRVHRNDRIVPEFDRSKHSHVIENGRCHLCNIRTSSSRTKHCSVCNKCVGKFDHHCKWLNHCIGSRNYVAFLMCVVSAVVATLVIVAAVVAQIVFYYIQPDWLSFYWCPTDSSHTIESGDFINITLSLGNGTMMLIEQHTSEEDVHQEMWDEEQANMTISTLPTLLENFTALIEASSTQPGISPTNHTVTQPVVTGIGLNETIFLFLLGVLGLLAAVSAGLLLHLCFFHIYISFLGLTTYEYIRNHRQAQDAKTKQLLEGAPGVGAPKNGNVHFSASLPEPHNPSKSLPGGQQLYCCSSAPHPSQHSQESVGQTEQSLRLHCCASSREFHQSGQAIYVCSLLEEAVPQIQVEPDTLSSFHCCSSFAASSLQRRVSLAKGSLISAEPRHLRPATYLQYTEQCTLCTFRLRRGSGPGTGSSGAVSSAGGSSSTRTLTSQTGGSSASAIAAGNISKHQRWRRKWNCCAAVPDSPDLPNDLLAALTFRESEEAAAAAKLNAQELPIQFIRTLNGGFDQELPLKTTTATPTPPRSSRLRYMLRLLGRYRRPRCRHGAHHGIAAKEHQNIGGSAIKQNQIRPLQLQAAGRGYANSTATPTPPASSPSRSSLESSDLSTSTSPSCGNKDLMLLPTSVIRDDSVTTYTLTLPPALPPPTRRKMHQTTQELAELAETLGFASNLQHSQHNSQTNSRTLPSFGNVYRRQRRKHFLRTRSPTLSPIHESGLSNPTSPQPLRHHHQNLANSNSNPAKAMSSPTLTRNSGSANSSALLVQNLCSLAGETLRKTASNSSLQSLSSNSSST, from the coding sequence ATGTCCACAACAGCATCTGGACTAAAGTCGGGATCCAAAGGAGCCTACGGCGTCAGGTCGGAGACGGATCACATCATAACCATCAGCACTGCCAGCTTGACGGAGTCGCACAGAGAAAATCCCGTAAAGGGAGTAGTGACTCCAGTAAGGAAGCCCCATTCCCTGGGAAGTGAAGATTCCCCAGAAAACATAATTCCCGGTGAACAGGCTGAGCCAGATAAAAAACCCCTGCACTTGTGTCGGCTCTCGCAGCTGGTGAGCTACCAGAGTAACATCGCTGATGTCCAGCACCGGAAGGGAAGACGCCTACACGGATTGCAGCTGCCACTGCATCCCCTCCAACTTTTTGGTTGGCTCGTCCTCCTCCTGTTTGGAGTGGCTAGCTACTGGGTGCTCATTCCGGCCTTTCATGCCCGCATACAAGGACTGCTCTACGGACTAATCACCGGGCTCTATCTGGTGCACATCGCCTCTCATTTGACGGCTTTACTGACAGATCCTGCGGACAAGGAGTTGCGGCGAGTGCATCGGAACGATCGGATTGTCCCGGAATTTGACCGGTCGAAGCACAGTCACGTGATAGAAAACGGGCGGTGCCATCTGTGCAACATCCGGACCTCTTCGAGCCGCACCAAGCACTGCTCCGTGTGCAACAAGTGCGTGGGCAAGTTTGATCACCACTGCAAGTGGCTGAACCACTGCATCGGATCGCGTAACTATGTGGCCTTCCTGATGTGCGTGGTCAGCGCTGTGGTGGCCACCCTGGTCATCGTGGCCGCCGTGGTGGCCCAGATCGTTTTCTACTATATCCAGCCAGACTGGTTAAGCTTCTACTGGTGCCCCACGGATTCGAGCCACACAATTGAAAGCGGCGACTTCATAAACATCACCCTAAGCCTGGGCAACGGCACCATGATGCTGATAGAGCAGCACACTTCGGAGGAGGACGTTCATCAGGAAATGTGGGACGAGGAGCAGGCAAATATGACCATCTCGACTCTGCCCACTCTTCTGGAGAATTTTACAGCTCTTATAGAAGCGAGCTCAACGCAGCCTGGAATTAGCCCCACGAATCACACCGTAACGCAGCCAGTAGTGACCGGAATCGGATTAAACGAAACCATTTTCCTGTTCCTGCTGGGAGTTCTGGGACTGCTCGCCGCTGTGAGTGCGGGTTTGTTGCTCCACCTATGCTTTTTTCACATCTACATCTCGTTCTTGGGACTGACCACCTATGAATACATTAGGAACCACCGTCAGGCTCAGGATGCCAAGACCAAGCAGCTTCTGGAGGGAGCTCCCGGCGTGGGGGCGCCCAAAAATGGAAACGTACACTTCTCGGCTTCATTGCCCGAGCCACATAATCCGTCCAAGTCCTTGCCAGGAGGTCAGCAGCTCTACTGCTGTTCCAGTGCCCCACATCCAAGCCAGCATTCACAGGAATCGGTTGGTCAAACAGAGCAATCCCTGCGGTTGCATTGCTGTGCCAGCTCCAGGGAGTTCCACCAGAGCGGGCAGGCCATCTATGTTTGCTCGCTTCTGGAGGAGGCAGTACCGCAAATCCAAGTTGAACCGGATACTCTGAGTAGCTTCCATTGTTGCTCTAGCTTTGCAGCTAGTTCCCTGCAGCGCAGGGTCAGCTTGGCTAAAGGATCGCTGATCTCAGCCGAGCCACGTCATCTGAGACCAGCGACTTATCTGCAATACACCGAGCAGTGTACCCTCTGCACTTTCCGCCTAAGAAGAGGATCAGGACCAGGGACAGGATCTTCAGGAGCTGTAAGCAGCGCCGGTGGTAGCAGTAGCACTCGCACATTGACCAGTCAAACTGGCGGCTCCTCCGCTTCGGCTATAGCAGCCGGGAATATTTCCAAGCATCAGCGGTGGCGAAGGAAATGGAATTGCTGCGCCGCCGTACCAGATAGCCCCGACTTGCCCAATGACCTTCTTGCTGCCCTAACGTTTCGCGAAAGCGAggaagcagcagcggcagccaaATTAAACGCCCAGGAGCTGCCTATCCAATTCATACGCACGCTTAACGGCGGCTTTGACCAGGAGCTGCCTCTGAAGACAACAACAGCCACTCCCACGCCACCCAGAAGTTCCCGTCTCCGCTACATGCTGCGTCTACTGGGACGCTATCGAAGACCACGCTGTCGCCATGGGGCCCATCATGGAATCGCTGCCAAAGAGCACCAGAATATCGGTGGCTctgcaataaaacaaaatcaaatacgTCCGCTGCAATTGCAGGCAGCTGGGCGTGGCTATGCTAATTCGACTGCCACGCCAACGCCGCCCGCAAGTTCGCCAAGCAGAAGTTCCTTGGAGAGCAGCGACCTGAGCACCAGCACGAGCCCTTCGTGCGGCAACAAGGATCTGATGCTGCTGCCCACATCCGTGATAAGGGATGACAGCGTGACCACGTATACGCTGACCTTGCCGCCTGCCCTGCCACCGCCGACGAGGAGAAAAATGCACCAGACCACACAAGAGCTGGCGGAGTTGGCTGAAACCTTGGGATTCGCCAGCAATTTGCAGCACAGTCAGCATAATAGCCAGACGAACAGCCGAACGTTGCCCAGTTTCGGGAATGTCTATCGCCGACAGAGGCGGAAGCACTTCTTGCGGACACGATCACCCACACTATCGCCCATCCACGAGTCCGGCCTGTCGAATCCAACCTCGCCCCAGCCCCTGAGGCACCACCACCAGAATCTAGCCAACTCGAACTCCAATCCGGCCAAAGCCATGTCCTCGCCTACGCTTACTCGCAACTCAGGATCTGCGAACTCCTCGGCACTTCTAGTCCAGAATCTGTGCAGCTTGGCCGGGGAAACGCTGAGGAAGACCGCGTCCAACAGTTCCCTGCAGAGTCTCAGCTCCAATTCGAGCAGCACCTAG
- the LOC6617227 gene encoding uncharacterized protein LOC6617227 codes for MNSTNPKKTVDNDRHERQLQSRTKDWGKTKFKPKKYVQPKPVLVPQATATPWQHVKNDIITDSSDRGHQDVDSEDARQFMQQRQKNHRRNVIEANRSQDTIWEPFNDEKPSTERKQQLSTDVENFTFKERNFFRKHLTLGFSLTQKNATLKSALKDLKYKQLTQDKLELERSNHTRRNVKSSNANDAKGSNPFQKMRDNSHPYRKKGQNTKNPFQKGPHSE; via the coding sequence ATGAATTCTACCAATCCGAAGAAAACAGTAGATAATGATCGCCATGAACGTCAATTGCAGAGCCGCACCAAGGACTGGGGCAAAACTAAGTTCAAGCCAAAGAAGTATGTCCAACCGAAACCAGTACTCGTGCCACAGGCAACTGCGACGCCCTGGCAGCATGTGAAGAACGACATAATTACGGATTCGTCGGACCGGGGACACCAGGATGTGGACAGCGAGGACGCAAGGCAGTTCATGCAGCAGCGTCAGAAGAATCACCGGCGTAATGTCATAGAAGCCAACCGGTCGCAGGATACTATATGGGAGCCCTTCAACGATGAGAAGCCCTCCACGGAAAGAAAACAACAGCTCTCCACGGACGTTGAGAACTTCACTTTTAAGGAGCGCAACTTTTTCCGAAAGCACCTTACACTGGGCTTCAGTTTAACGCAAAAGAATGCAACACTCAAATCTGCCCTAAAGGACTTGAAATATAAACAGCTGACACAGGACAAGTTAGAATTAGAACGTTCGAATCATACACGTCGAAATGTGAAATCATCTAATGCAAACGATGCAAAGGGTAGCAATCCCTTTCAGAAAATGCGAGATAATTCACATCCTTATCGAAAGAAGGGACAGAATACGAAAAATCCTTTTCAAAAAGGGCCACATAGTGAATAA
- the LOC6617225 gene encoding uncharacterized protein LOC6617225, with protein sequence MIDILSLPRRNKVSGNPALLKMISYKTGLPINSLPGWELIPLNCKLPMLKCPGNQVIFSKNKIGQDFKSGKQEFECSVTEHIPEYNPLHDSNLKTFYSNERNLKRLRENGEITQDNDVICNLKDFNQHRQELHKSQLYYILQAYKRRESEQYDRMLIANAESITKKDHQNLAARHQCTEEVLARKKLQEQERHERKVHLLNITYEKFKRLENLATMQNMLLEHRKMLTNMRVAAHISMCQDLMRKLLIKQKKLFQFKKDRFNKNMRILRKQRLVKNTEHQIQSWRKRLDERIANQRRIEYLLQEVEKEREAFIDRHKAHYREKWQRIQDEIKERAQKAITARQPKRKRRKKKKSTLQERKPSFCDEYQATFEGLLDSDLCYALNAAIAMEGQTALSFAPDDPIYKAAQYILDYIISGLNDDLSEDECALQVLISRIKDFVCDAKKYVHYKAYQIIGFARDHKAMEVPPSMAKQPKNHSRASHVSFSGVASTIGVGSYEIHPFVDVRPCSERRATPAGSLASLVVSQIGEQVIQDKVRLPHLNRNQIVFIEHYLVKFKRDLLVGLDKLVFAAIQCHFENRMMEVREELLLLDRNYLFEQIARGILSYAVNPLNYQSVLKLAVSVQSCEIIWELQQTMLKPGIDPRGQNHPVSCGTEQERETLALCIP encoded by the exons ATGATCGATATTTTGTCGCTGCCGCGGCGAAATAAGGTGTCCGGAAACCCGGCCCTGCTGAAGATGATATCCTACAAGACTGGACTTCCCATCAACAGTCTACCCGGATGGGAGCTGATCCCTCTTAACTGCAAGCTGCCAATGCTCAAATGTCCCGGCAATCAGGTCATATTCTCCAAGAACAAGATCGGACAGGAC TTCAAGAGCGGTAAACAGGAGTTTGAGTGCTCCGTTACCGAGCACATCCCGGAGTACAATCCGCTACACGACTCCAACCTAAAGACGTTCTACTCCAACGAGCGCAATCTGAAGCGGTTGAGGGAAAACGGAGAGATAACGCAGGACAACGATGTCATCTGCAATCTGAAGGACTTCAATCAGCATCGCCAGGAGCTGCACAAATCGCAGTTGTACTACATTTTGCAGGCATACAAGCGCCGCGAGTCGGAGCAATATGATCGAATGCTGATCGCCAACGCAGAGTCCATCACAAAGAAGGATCACCAGAATCTCGCAGCCCGTCACCAGTGCACTGAGGAGGTTCTTGCCAGGAAGAAACTACAGGAGCAGGAACGCCACGAAAGAAAGGTCCATCTGCTGAATATCACATATGAGAAGTTTAAGCGCTTGGAGAACCTGGCCACCATGCAAAATATGTTGCTGGAGCACCGCAAGATGCTGACAAACATGCGTGTAGCTGCCCACATAAGCATGTGCCAGGATTTGATGAGAAAGCTATTGATCAAACAGAAGAAGCTCTTCCAGTTCAAAAAGGATCGGTTCAACAAAAACATGCGAATCCTGAGGAAACAAAGGCTGGTAAAGAACACTGAGCACCAGATTCAGTCGTGGAGGAAGCGACTTGATGAGCGAATTGCTAATCAGCGTAGGATCGAATACCTCCTGCAGGAAGTGGAAAAAGAGCGCGAGGCGTTTATAGACAGGCACAAAGCTCATTATAGGGAAAAGTGGCAGCGGATTCAGGACGAGATTAAAGAAAGAGCTCAAAAGGCCATCACTGCTCGTCAACCCAAAAGAAAGCGCcgcaagaagaagaagtcgaCACTCCAGGAACGAAAGCCATCCTTCTGCGATGAGTATCAGGCCACCTTTGAGGGATTGTTAGACAGTGACCTTTGTTACGCCTTGAATGCAGCCATTGCCATGGAGGGTCAGACCGCTCTCAGTTTCGCACCAGACGACCCCATCTATAAGGCGGCACAATACATACTGGACTACATAATTTCTGGCTTAAACGATGATCTCAGCGAGGACGAGTGTGCCTTGCAGGTGCTGATTTCGCGAATTAAGGATTTTGTCTGCGATGCAAAGAAATATGTGCACTAC AAAGCTTATCAGATCATTGGATTCGCCAGAGACCACAAAGCCATGGAAGTGCCGCCATCGATGGCCAAGCAGCCCAAGAACCACTCGCGCGCCTCCCATGTGTCGTTTAGCGGCGTAGCCAGCACCATTGGCGTGGGCAGCTACGAGATTCATCCGTTCGTGGACGTCCGTCCATGCAGCGAACGTCGGGCCACTCCGGCGGGATCATTAGCCTCTCTGGTAGTCAGCCAGATCGGGGAACAGGTAATACAGGACAAGGTGCGCCTGCCGCATCTAAATCGCAACCAGATCGTGTTCATAGAACACTACCTGGTGAAGTTCAAGCGGGATCTACTGGTGGGTCTGGACAAGCTTGTCTTTGCAGCGATTCAGTGCCACTTTGAAAACCGTATGATGGAGGTACGCGAGGAGCTCCTGCTGCTTGACAGGAACTATTTGTTCGAGCAGATTGCCAGGGGCATCCTCAGCTATGCGGTTAATCCGCTTAACTATCAGTCGGTGCTTAAGCTGGCCGTGAGCGTCCAGTCGTGTGAAATCATCTGGGAGCTGCAGCAGACGATGCTCAAGCCAGGCATCGATCCCCGGGGCCAGAATCACCCAGTGTCCTGCGGCACCGAACAGGAACGCGAGACCCTGGCTCTCTGCATACCCTAG
- the LOC6617222 gene encoding ribonuclease P protein subunit p30 isoform X2 — MEQTKPFYDFSIPYNKDDSVLRDLLNELVETGYKTVAIDQSFDHSKKEAGKRGSEMFPEPHKIEHLRKEFQDKLKILQRITILYVDVNVAHAMSVSHNLRKFNLIAGQPKTDAALTHCCTAFNGDLITFDPAAGSRLLVNRKAYQVAVRRGMFFEIKYAPSICDSNNRKDMIKIAQNYCTKGKSKNVIFSSGAAHQFQLRGPYDVANLAFIFGLSEDQGKNAVDRHCRQLFLKAESRRLARRTRKAPKMMK, encoded by the exons ATGGAGCAAACAAAACCATTTTACGATTTCAGCATACCCTACAACAAGGACGACTCGGTGTTGAGAGACCTGCTTAACGAGCTGGTGGAAA CGGGCTACAAAACAGTGGCCATCGACCAGAGTTTCGACCACAGCAAGAAGGAGGCGGGCAAGCGAGGGTCCGAGATGTTTCCCGAGCCTCACAAGATCGAGCATCTGCGCAAGGAGTTCCAGGACAAGCTGAAGATCCTGCAGAGAATCACCATTCTCTACGTAGACGTCAATGTGGCCCACGCGATG AGTGTCTCCCATAATCTGCGGAAGTTCAATCTCATCGCTGGCCAACCGAAAACAGATGCCGCCCTGACG CACTGCTGCACTGCCTTCAATGGGGACTTGATAACCTTTGATCCTGCGGCTGGGTCCCGACTCTTGGTAAACCGAAAAGCATACCAGGTGGCAGTCCGTCGGGGCATGTTCTTCGAAATTAAATACGCTCCATCTATCTGCGATTCGAATAACAGGAAGGACATGATAAAGATCGCCCAGAACTATTGCACCAAAGGGAAGTCCAAGAACGTTATCTTCAGCAGTGGTGCGGCGCACCAATTCCAGCTGAGAGGACCTTACGATGTTGCTAATTT GGCCTTTATCTTCGGCCTGTCAGAGGAccaagggaaaaatgctgtgGATCGGCACTGCCGGCAACTTTTCCTAAAGGCTGAGTCGCGGCGTCTGG CTCGGAGGACGAGAAAAGCACCGAAGATGATGAAATGA